A segment of the Lineus longissimus chromosome 11, tnLinLong1.2, whole genome shotgun sequence genome:
ttttcactaaaggaaaaataaatactactcaagcatgggcaaagattagtggtgatagcataactacccttgaggagggggggtacaagaaacgaattgatattTGCATTAggggcgttggatcgccttgaaattttgcatgagttttggtgacaccttaccctgatgcaacgttttgttttttttcaaaaatttacttcaacGGATTAGTAATTAGCGTTTGTAATCACCCCAGAGGGAGGGCCAGCGAAAGCCGGATCACTCATTTGACTTATCAGTGGGTGGAGGGCGATGGATTCAACAGCCCTCTACCTGACCTCTTCCATTCAGCCACTGTCAGCCATTGTCTTGAGACACACATTTTTCTCCAGCATTAGCATCAATTTCATCTTGAAAAGGTAATTTATTATCCAAAACCTGCATGTAATTGTGAATACACACTTCATCAATGTGTTGTTGATGGCCTGGAGTGTTTTTGATTCCAATTATTGCATCATGAATGTTGTTTTTCTGGCATCATTGAGAAGGAAGATGTAGGCCCACCATGCTTAGAAATGTACATTCATGCAGGTGCCTATGTACAGATGTATGCATGCAATGCTCAATGCAATGATGCAATGGAGCATGGTGCCCAACATGCATTCCTAAATCCACCACCATTTATGCACCCATTTCCCACCCATTCCCATCCTGAAAGCAAATTATATAAGACACCCTTTAAAAACTGACAATGGCCACCTCACTGACAATGCCGGCACATAGAAATGAAAGGCCTGGATTCATTAAGGACTGCCATACTTATcgtcttcattttcattttacagCTGGACAGCTGCCTTCCATGCAAGATTGAGTGAATTGTGCCAAGATCAATCCAAAGTTACAAGTACTCTTGAAGATCACAGAGAGCGAGGTAAATAATGTTGCCCTACTATTACATTCCACAAATTAGACTGAGACACTGATTAACTCAGCTGTTTTTAATTTTACTTCTCACTGACAATGCCGACAGATAGAAATGAAAGGCCTGGATTCATTAAGGACTGCCATACTTATCgtcttcatcttcattttacAGCCGGACAGCTGCCTTCCATGCAAGATTGAGTGAATTGTGCCAAGATCAATCCAAAGTTACAAGTACTCTTGACAATCACAGAGAGCGAGGTAAATAATGTTGCCCTACTATTATACATTACACAAATTAGACTGAGACACTGATTAACTCTGCTGTTTTGAATTTCACTTCACTTAATGCAGGCCTCACTATAGCTTGCCTTTGAGAAGGCATACCGTACTTCACACATGTATCACTTTTGTGTACCAGACGTGTCTCTAATTCTATTTTCAGATGTCAGCTACACCAAGTGGGGTAAGCGAGACTGTGAGCCTGGTGAAAGAGCTGAAATCCACCTTCAGGAAGATACAAGGAGATATTGCAAATCTTCAGGTAACCGTCAAAGAGGCTGAGAGGACAAGTCTGCTGAAGGAGATGAAAATCGATGTAAACCAAGACTTTCAGTGTCTCATTAAAAAAGCTGAAAGCTTACAACAGCAGCTTTCAGCTGAGTTTCGCGAAAAGACTTCCTTGAAGACGCAGGTGGCGGCGCTTCAGCGCAGCAACAGCCCCATGCGAAAATCAGCGCCTGTGAAACGCCTCTTCTGAGCAAAAACTCCAACTCCTTTTACAGGGTTTGAGGACGATGACGTTGATGACTCCATTCGGAGTCAGGTATCCGAGGAGGATTCcaccccaaaaaaaaaattaaaggtCCTCGAAGGAAATGCAAATAATGAAAAGGCTGAAGTGGCAACTGAATCAGTATCTAAGCAAATTGTCCATGATGTTGATGAGAAGCAGGCCATGGCGTTGCTGTCTTCCGATGAGGAAAAATAAGTACCTTATTTGTAGCAAAGAAATGACTCtacttttatttaaaaaaattataaataacACAACCTTTCTTTCAATTCCATTCGCCTTTTCGATCTACAGTACCCCACTGTCAATCTGCCTTCCAAAGACAAGGTGCTGACATGCCTCGGAGACGTCGCTCAACCCTTGATATTCGGTCAGTCAGGAGTCATCATGACCACGCTCCAAGTACTACATACGTAGACAGAGACCAAACCCGTCACCCTGATGCTTTTCATCCTGGCCCCATGACTGACAAGTGTCCTCACTGTGCTGCTCTGAGGTTTCCTAATGAAAAAAGCAATTGTTGTCACAATGGGAAAGTATCACTGCCACAGTTACATCCTTACCCGCAAATGCTCGAGAATCTTCTATTGCAAAATACCTCCGATGCACTGAACTTTAatgcgaactggaaccgccgagcgatttattcaacttttcgactttcaccgcccgagaaagtcgagttcagatttgtagctcggcccccagtgcccgagcatgcgcagttcaatttgttattattgagaatcatgtgagaatcacgtgagtcatgcgatctttcattcatgaattttcgtagtaaattccatagtagtgacgtcactgaatgattgacagctaggcgccatgtttcattcatgcctcgttctgatcacccgatacgcgggaaatgaaaacgaggtcatacgaactggcttggcggttccagttcgctttaaggcACACATCAGACAGTACAATAGTGCAATGGCCTTTGCTTCATTATCCGCACAACTGTTCACGCCACGAACACCAGGACCCTACTGTTACAGCATACATGGCCAAATCTACCACAGAATTGGCCCTCTGCATCCCCCAAGTGAAACCTCACCACAGTTTGGACAGTTATACATCATTGAGGGTACAGAGGCAACACAGGCCAGAATGACCAATCCCATTAATACTGGATGCATTGCAAGTATTATGCATTCGTTGCATGTCTTACTTGCAAATATCAATCCCTTTGCCCTGGCTTTTCAACAGATGGCATCTCTTGAGAACAGTCCTGCCTCTGATACACAGCCAGTGACAATGACATTCAAAAGAGGTCCAGACCAACGTCGGTATAACAAGCCCAAATTCGCACCACCCACACCCGACATCGTCATATATCCCAAAGATCACCCCCCGAGAAGGATTTCATACATGTCCCCTAACTGCGACCCTATGATTTATCCATTGCTGTTCCCAAGAGGAGACCTTGGTTGGTACAATGGAATAGAGCATGACGAAAACCACCGAATCAAAACCAGATTCAAAGTGACGTTGCTACAGTACTACTCCTATCGTCTTGCGTGCCGCACACACTTCTCCCCATTACATCATGCTGGAAAACTCTTTCAGCAGTACATTGTAGACGCGTACGTTAAAACAGAAGCATCACGATTGGATTATATTCGTAAAAATCAGAAATCTCTGAGGGTTGAAATGTACCAAGGACTGGTGGACCATCTCACTACACAAGCTGTAGAACGTCATTTGACACCAGGGAAAGTCGTCATCCTGCCCTCCTCCTTCCATGGTAGTCCCCGAGTCATGCAAAAAAACTATCAAGACGCCATGGCTTTGGTATGCAAGTTTGGGAAACCCGATCTGTTCTTGACGTTCACATGTAATCCACGCTGGCCGGCCATCGCTGATGATCTGCTAGCGACTCAAACAGCTGCTCACCGACCCGATTTAGTTGCCCGTGTCTTTCACCAATACCAACAAGAACTCTTGACCGATATAACAGAAAGACATGTTCTCGGTGAAGATGCAGCTATGGTCTATGTGATAGAATTCCAGAAACGTGGATTGCCACACTCACATATGCTCATCTTCCTCGCTGACAACTCCAAGCTGCGAGATGAAGCCGATATCGATGCCGTAATAAGCGCAGAAATTCCGCCCAACACAGACGACCCAGAACTACACAGAATTGTCACCAGCACTATGATTTATGGCCCTTGCAGACACTTGAATCCAGATTCTGTCTACATGGAGAATGGTGCATGCCAAAAGGACTTCCCAAAAGACTTCGCACCACGAACAGTCATCACCGAAAATGGTTACCCAATGTATAAGCGCCGAGACAATGGCATCATTGCAACGGTCAGATCAAGAGAAGTAGACAACAGGTAATATCGCAACTGCATGCATGTCAGACTACATTACATTGAACAATTTCACGTCTATTGAATACTCGCTGCATACAAAACTGCTCTCCCCCAAGCTAATCTAAGCGAATTACTATTTCAGGTACGTCGTCCCATATAACCCATGGCTCCTCCGCAAGTACAATGCACACATGAACCTCGAAGCCTGCATGACTGTCAAGAGTGTGAAATACCTCTTCAAGTATATTTATAAAGGCCACGACAGTGCAAACATTGAAGTCCAATCCTCGGCAACACTTGACCATGATGAAATCACTACTTTCCTTGACACCAGATATGTCAGCCCACAGAAGCCATGTGGAGATTATCAGAATACCACATGCACAACCAATCCCACTCGGTCACAAGACTACCCGTCCACCTGCCTCAACAACAGCCAGTCTACTTCCAACCAGGTCAGGAAGACGTGGCACTCATAGCAAACATGGACACTGCCCTTACAGCATGGTTCTCACTGAATGCAACCAATTCCACAGCAAATCAATATCTATACACGGAGGTACCAAATCATTATGTCTACGACCGTTCAAAGAAACAGTGGAAAACATGCAAGAGAGGAGGTGACAAAATCATTGCCCGCATGTACCACGTTAGTCcaagaaaaattgaaaaatgtgcTTTACGGATTCTCCTGCTTCACACGCCAGGCGCAAAATCTTACAAGGCACTACAAACTGTCGATGGCATAGTGGCCCCCTCATTTCACGAAGCCGCGAAACTGCGACAACTAATTGTGGACGACTCCCAATGGGAAGACACTCTTACCGAAGCTGCAACCTTCCAAACGCCCAGTCAACTACGAAAGCTGTTTGCAATCATATGCTGCTATTGTGATCCAGTCAACCCGCTTCATCTATGGCTACAATTCAAAGATGCAATGAGCGAAGACTTTGCCCGGCACCACAACAACTCCACAGCAGAGAACTCAGCACTACTACACATCAATGACGTATTGGCACAATCAGGTAAAGATCACTGCCCGACTTCTACTCTCACACCTCCCTTCAAGCCACCATATACAGACCACCTTACATTAAATTCCCCCCCACTACATTTCAGGTCTGTCCTGCTCACATTTCGGCCTACCAACACCACTTCCACCATCAGTGCTCCCACAACAGGATGACTAAACCAACATCATGCACATGAGCCTCCCATACGACTCCTTGAACGACGACCAGAAGATGATTGTCGACAATGTCATAGCTGCCTCCACCTCTGCTGTCAACCCCAACTCACAAGTCCAACCACATGTGTACTACCTTGATGGGCCAGGAGGAACAGGGAAGACAACTGTTTACAACACCATAATATCCATACTCACAGCAAGGAATGTGAAGGTAATCAACACGACAAACGTCACGCCACATAAAAAAAGGAATAACAACTACACACCCAACCATCTCAATATAAACAGACAATAACCTTACGTCACCACCAACATCTCTGCCTTCCCCACATTCAAGTATCTTCACACCTTATAACAAGCATTATTCACCGTTTCAGGTTCAAGCCACAGCCTAGACAGGCATCTCCGCCACACTCCTCATTGACGGGTGCACCGTACACAGCCTTTTCAAGCTCCCAGTGCCAATCTTGGATACAAGCACGTGCAATGTATCCCCAAAGTCAGCACAAGCTAATTGCTTACGTGCCACAACCGTGTTCATCATAGACGAGGTATCCATGCTGCCTCTTCATGCGCTTCACGCCATCGACACCTGCTTAAGAGACATTACTGGCAATTGCAACATTCTCTACGGTGGAAAGGTCATTCTACTTGGAGGTGACTTCCGCCAAGTTCTTCCTGTCACCCCAAGCTTATCACGCACAAAAACAATCGAGAACTGCATAAAAAAATCTCCGATATGGCCACAAATCCAAACCGTCCACCTCACCCGCAATATGCGTGCCGATCCAACCCAAGTCGATTTCTCGCAGTGGCTACTTAAGCTTGGAAATGGCACCCTCCGAAGTGAACACACAACGATACCATATGCCATTGACATCCCAGATCGATGCACGTTGTCCATCGACATTGTCAACGACGTCTTTCAGGACATGAACAGCAACGACATACAGGACACCGTCATACTCACACCGAAAAATGATGCCGCCTTGACACTAAACAACCTCATCCTGGAAAAGATCCCCGCACCACCCAAAATCTACCACAGCAGTGATTCAGCCCTCTGTGAAAACCCTGAAGAACAAACGAACTACCCAATGGAATTCCTTAACTCACTCACACCATCTGGAATGCCGCCACATGTACTGAAAGTCAAAGTTGGTGCGATAATCATGCTCTTGCGAAACCTAGACATCAAAGGCGGACTATGCAATGGCACACGGCTAAAAGTTGTGGCTCTCCATCCCTGTACAATCCATGCGGACATTCTCACTTGCGCCCATCTCAACAAAAGGGTGTTCATACCCCGAATCAAACTTGCTCCCTCAGACGCCAACTTGCCATTCACTCTCCAAAGATACCAGTTCCCAATACGACTGGCGTACGCCATTACCATCAACAAGGCACAAGGACAAACCTTCCAAAAAATTGGACTTTTCCTCCCACAGCCTGTTTTCTCACACGGCCAATTATACGTTGCACTATCAAGAGCCCGATCCTACCATGCGATATATGTACAGGTGAATCCAACCGATCGACAGGGACCATCATTCACGCAAAACATCGTCTACAATGAGGTCCTCTAAACCAGAATCTCTCATGGTCTTTGCCGAAACTGACATGTTGTACACTTTCTCAAACCATTCACTACTCTCGGAATCGTCATAATTTTAATTATGACAATTCCGAGAGTAGAATAAAATAACTTTAAATAAGAATAAAATAACTTTAAATAAGATGTAGCACATGTAGCAATTGGAAATACCTATGGTCGAGTTAGGACAGAGTAAACAATGACCAAAACTTCAGCCATTCATCGTCATTTATTGTCTACGCATTCGCCTCATAGGTCAACAACTCAACTTAACCCGCACTTTCAAGTATCACTGCCCACGGGTCCCTTTCTAgtgaataatgaataatgaaaaaaagcctcatcacttttcaaaaagTCTCGGACGGTAAACTCATACCTAAGTTCTCATGGCCTTTCAAGTGGCGCCCAACTAGAGGGCCTGTCATTGAGGACCTTGAACAGGAATCCCGATTTTGTGCCCGGACTTTCTGAGCTGTCAGATGTTGACATTTGCTCACATGGCCGATTTCCCGGGGAAAATCGAACTGTCAATCGCCTAGATTTTAGGTCTACATATAGAGATTTGAAGTATAATAAAGACATTGAGGACGTGCAGAAATGCATCTCCTATGCATTGCATGAAGGCTAGTTGGTTCAGTTGCCACTAAGCTGGTTAAAAAGCGGGCGGAATGTGTCCGACATTGGGTTCCGCTTCGCCGTCCGACAATTGAGTGTCGATTTTCTAATGCTAAAATTCAGGCCACGTGACCCGCGGCTCTGTTGCCCGACTTGGATGCAGTAGGTTATTTGCCgctgaatgaaataaatgaataataaataaatTTGCACACAGTTTAGGGATTATTCAATAAATTAAAATGGCGAACATCCGACCGAAGTTACGTGAATTTGCCGAGGATGAAGGCGATAATTTTGATGTGTGGTTCAAGCGTTTTGAACTGTTCGTCCCGGCCGGAGGTGCCCAGCCAAGGCATGAGGTTCTCCCACTGTATTTGTCAGGGAGAGCTTTTCTCTCCTTTGATGCCCTGACCGCTGCTGAAAAGGCCGACTATGATCTTTTAAAGGCTGCGTTGCGAGCCCGACTCGTACCAGGCGATCATAACCATGCCGATTTCGCAGCGAACGCCAGGGATGCTCTCGCGAAGGAGCAGTTTGTACGAGGAGTTGGGGATTGCAACACCCAACTTCATCTACTCACTCACAATCCGGCAACACTACGTGCCGCTGTTCAGCTCGGCGAACAGTGTGAACAAGTTCAAAGATTCGAGGGAATTTGCGATTATTGTAAAAAAAAGGGCCACAAATGGAGAAACTGTTGGTTTTTGGCACAAGATCAAGAACAGGGGAAGGGGGAATAGACATGGCTGTCAACGAGGGTCAATTGACGGCAACTCAGCAAGAACAGAAAGACCCGAGAAGAGTAATTCCACGAGTTAAGGTTAAAATTGCCAATGAAGAAGGGTTGGCATTGGTGGATACAGGAGCGGACATCTCAGTCATTCGAGAGAATTTGTGGCGGGGCTGTCAACCCCCTGACCTCAGACTAGAAAAATCTAGTGAGAAGCCACACTCGGTGACAGGGGACACCTTAGATGTAGAGGAATGTTCAACTGTAAATATCACCATTGGGAATTTACAATTACCCCATCGATTTCGGATAGTTAGCAATGTGGATAGTCCTCTTATACTCGGATGGGATTTTATGGTTGCCCACAATACCTCGGTCAACCCCAGAAAGGCAGAACTGAAAATAGGAGATAGAACCTTTCCCTTTGCCTTTCAAGAACCCAAACCCCCGGGCATATCCCTTGTAAAGACGGCAGAAGAATGTTTGATTCCACCGCGCTCTGAGGTTATTTGCCCGGGGCAGCTCATCCATGATCAAGGAAACCCCATGTTAGCCTATGACGGGATAATGGAACCGCGAAACGGCAATGACGTCCACGTAGCACGAGTGTTAGCCACCGAGTCGGATGCGATGATCCCAGTCCGGATTATGAACCTGGAGGATACTCCCCTCCTAGTGCGTCATGTCAGATATTACATATCGTTGCATAACCTAGGGCTTCCTTCCCAGAACCTGCATCTGTTGCCAATCATGGAGCTAACATGGGTAGCTCGAGACCAGCACTTTCCCACGACCGGAGTTGACTTTGTTGTCTGTAACATATACCTTGCTTATGCCACATTTGTGGGAGAATAAAGATATGATTCAGTTGTTAGTATGAAACCATCGTGTCTAGTTCGCCATCAGATCTGCGATCGCTGCAACTCCCATTTAGTAAATGTGTAGGAAACATCTTGCCATTTATgacatggtgccgtgaccaggatatCAACCAGACACAACGCAATGTACAATCACTAGGATTATTACCAATGACGATCACCAAAGGACAAAAAATGGAGAAAGTAAAGACACTAAGACAAAACAGAGACTTATTGCAAAGAACGTTTGAGGAAAATTATCAGGATGCAGGAGGGATTATGGAACAGGAGTTGCCAACGAAGTTAGAGCTTTCGAGGCTGGAGGCATGTTTGGAGATGATGACAGAGTCATGGGACGCAACGCAAGTTTTAAACGAGGAAATTGACAAAGCAGTAGCTAAGCTCAAAGATGACGCACTACGTGAAGACGAGGTCATGATGACCAACAAAAGGAACATTGACATCAAAACAAAATTGATACATGTGAAGAACCATGTGGGCACTCTGAAAACGCCCAAGACACCAGATCCCGCGCCCACGGTGGGCACAACAGCAACAAAGGATAGTCCTTTGAAATCCGCGCAACTTCCTAAGTTAAAGTTGCCTACGTTTGACGGGACTTACACCAAATGGAAAGCATTTTGGGACACTATCGAGGCAGATGTTATAAAGGCGAACTACGCTGATATAACCAAATTCAATTACATCTCGGGGCAAGAAGCCGCGTACCGTGCTCACGGCCTGTAACACGGAGGACAACGCCATGGACTGCTTTAGGCAGGACAGTCAAATCAATCACTTTGAGAACTTTTTGCGAGCGAACGTTCTCAGCGACACAGGGATGacagatattgggtgatatgaataaagactagcaaatgcttttactccggttttgtacaggaaggcctagtgtaaatgtacatggagatttagataaaagcatttcctagtctttattcatatcacccatggacTACGaagataatttcaaagaaaagtaCATGGAAAGGATACAATTTCGGGATGGACATTACTACGTGCCACTACCCTGGAGACCAGATCTCCCGGAGTTACAGAACAATTACAACACCTGCAAGGGAAGGATAAATCAAGTAATGCACCGATTGCGTTAGTTGAACCTTGTCCAAGCCTACGTTAATGTTATGAAGGAGAACATCTCCAAGGGGTACGTCTCAGAATCACCACGGCGCCCACCTCCCGCCTTGATGAAGGGTTTTTTCTGCCCCACTTTCCAGTTCTCCGAGACAGCGAAACTACCCCACTAAGGATTGTTGTTGATGCTAGCTGCGGCTCACCTTCCCTCAACTCTTGCCTGTATGAGGGACCGAACATGATTCAAGATTTGACTGAACTGCTCCACCTCTTCCGCACGAAGAAGATTGCCATCTCGCCGACATCGCTGGGGCCTTTCTATCAGTTTGTCTGCTCGAATCAGAACGTAAATTTGTCAAGTTTTCATGGTATAAGGACAATGATGTAACCAAGGGACTCGTACCATACCACTGCAACACCGTAATCTTCGGAAACGTGTCAAGTCCATTCGCGCTAGCTATTACGCCGCACAAACACCTATCTGCTTTCGATGGCAAAGTAGCCGAGGACATGAAAGAAAAGCTTTACGTAGACAATCTGCTCACCGGGGTGACTGATGAAGCTGAACCATTGGAATATTATACACAGTCACGAGACATTATGAACAAAGGATCATTTCTGCTCAGGCAATGGTCCAGCAACTCGCCAAAGTTAAGCGCAGTAGCGGAATCGGATGGTTCGAACGCCAAAAGTGAAGAGGTATCGGTCTTGGGGTTAAAATGGCACCCAGAAAAGCACACATTGTCGATCGCATGCAAGATCAAGGAACAACCACGCAGCAAGCTAAACACCAAGCGCACCGTTACGTCAGAATCAGCTTCAGTATTTGATCCGTTGGGATTTTTAAGACCACTACACGTTCCCGCGAAATCATTTGTGAATCAATTATGGCAAACTGGCAAAAATTGGGATGACAAGCTTTCCCTGGCCGAAAATGAACAATGGAGTAAAGTACAAGTATCACTCAGCAGAGCCAACGAGATTAAGATTCCAAGATGGTTAGTCGACGACGCCACCCAACCGCTAGATATCATCATTTTTTGTGACGCTTGTCCGACCACAGCCGTAGGATGTGTTGCATATGCGAAGCAAGGCACACGCGTTGGACTAATTGGTTCAAAGAACAAGATCGTGTCACAGAAAAATGCCAAACAAACTGTTCCAAAACTAGAGCTAATGGCTATGGTCATGGGGGCACAATACGGAGAAATATCACGCAAGACATACGCCAAGGAGTGCTTCACCATCGACATCACATACGCAACAGATTCCGAGATCGCTCTCTATTGGCTGCAATCCGAGAAAAAGTTAACATCCTTTGTAATGAACCGCGTCAACGTCATCAGAGAGAAATCGCCTTTACCAGAACGTGGCAGGAGAAGAATGTCAAAGACAATTTGCGAACAAAATGATAGCATTTAAATATGCCCCCGTTCATGCTAGTTGGTTTGCTGGGGTCCACGAAAGGCTCATTGGAGTTAGTAAATTAGCAATCAAGAAGGTTCTTGGAAAAGCGCTAGTTCCAATGGATGAACTTCAAACAGTCGTCAAGGAAATACAATCCGTCATAAACAATCGCCCGCTGACTTATTTGTCATCGGATCCACATGAACTGAAAGCAATCACACCGAACTGTTTGATATATGGACACGAACGCTATATCCTACCACAGGAGGAAGTTGAAATCGGCGATGATTTTGACCCTACATACGGTGGACGTGATGCGATCGAAAAAAGGGCACATAAGCGCGCGCTTCTACTGAAAGCATTTCGTACCAGGTTCTATGATGAATATCTTGCGGCACTTCGGCAACAGCTTACTTACGAAACTAGGAAGCAATACGCGATGGGTGACGTCATACGCGGAGGGGACGTCATACTGGTACACGAGAAGGATCAACCAAGGATCAAATGGAAACTAGGCGTGGTCGAGGAACGTCACTGTGGACTGGATGGACTAACCAGATCAGCCACTGTGCGTACTAATAGTGGTAGGTCAAATAGGGCGATAGCGAAACTCTATCCCCTCGAACTTAATACAGGAACACTGAAAGCAAAGGAAACGATGCCTAAAGAGGCGACGAAAGAAGTGGAGGCGACTCATAGACCTAAACGAGCTGCTGCTCTCCAGGCCAGAGACAGAATCCTCGGATTATTCAATTCTGATTAGACATAAGCAGAATTGACATTTCGTTCAAACTATCATTGTCCGTATTGGCTATACTTTTAGGCAAGGTATAGTGGCTGGACGCCTCCCTCCGTCAGGGTAAGACGCCTGCAGTCATTGCGACTCCCTCCGTCGGGGTTACGACGCCTGTCGTCCATGAGAGAAGATACAAGATAATAGACATTATTCAAAAGAATAGAcattgaactttttatgaacaaCAAGATCATGACGAAATGGATTATTAGTTCTGACCTCATCATTAATCATTTTATTTCAAGGTTCTTCACTTATTGTGTAGTCATTAGTTATATTTAGCATGCAAGCGCAACTTTATTTTAAATGTGTGACTGGATTACATTATTACCATTAGGGTAAATTTAGGATTCATTGTTGACAACCTGTTACTCAGTACTCACTGGCACACTTCATGCACCCGGGCTATTTCCGGAAAATTAAGGTCAATCAACCAGCTTACTTGAAGTAAACAAACCTAGTTCTCGCTCGGCCGGGAGTGTCAGATATTACATACCGTTGCATAACCTAGGGCTTCCTTCCCAGAAGCTGCATCTGTTGCCAATCATGGAGCTAACATGGGAAGCTCGAGACCAGCACTTTCCCACGACCGGAGTTGACTTTGTTGTCTGTAACATATACCTTGCTTATGCCACATTTGTGGGAGAATAAAGATATGATTCAGTTGCTAGTATGAAACCATCGTGTTTAGTTCGCCATCAGATCTGCGATCGCTGCAACTCCCATTTAGTAAATGTGTCGGAAACATCTTGCCATTTATGACACGTCAGGGTAAACTTGTGGGAGATTTCCATGCTCTGGACTCGCCAGAGCCAAAAGTTAGGGGAAGGT
Coding sequences within it:
- the LOC135495257 gene encoding ATP-dependent DNA helicase PIF1-like — protein: MRADPTQVDFSQWLLKLGNGTLRSEHTTIPYAIDIPDRCTLSIDIVNDVFQDMNSNDIQDTVILTPKNDAALTLNNLILEKIPAPPKIYHSSDSALCENPEEQTNYPMEFLNSLTPSGMPPHVLKVKVGAIIMLLRNLDIKGGLCNGTRLKVVALHPCTIHADILTCAHLNKRVFIPRIKLAPSDANLPFTLQRYQFPIRLAYAITINKAQGQTFQKIGLFLPQPVFSHGQLYVALSRARSYHAIYVQVNPTDRQGPSFTQNIVYNEVL
- the LOC135495258 gene encoding uncharacterized protein LOC135495258, whose product is MKEKLYVDNLLTGVTDEAEPLEYYTQSRDIMNKGSFLLRQWSSNSPKLSAVAESDGSNAKSEEVSVLGLKWHPEKHTLSIACKIKEQPRSKLNTKRTVTSESASVFDPLGFLRPLHVPAKSFVNQLWQTGKNWDDKLSLAENEQWSKVQVSLSRANEIKIPRWLVDDATQPLDIIIFCDACPTTAVGCVAYAKQGTRVGLIGSKNKIVSQKNAKQTVPKLELMAMVMGAQYGEISRKTYAKECFTIDITYATDSEIALYWLQSEKKLTSFVMNRVNVIREKSPLPERGRRRMSKTICEQNDSI